aagtctaatttcaaatcaataaaatgttgaaggataaaattttttaaaaaataaactaaaaaaaaaagataaaaaaaaccctagttaACCCTCGACTCAGGATAAACAATTCTGATATTGaaggatgatattaaaaaaaagattaaaaaaataagacaaagataactttatagaaaggaaaatggaaaaaaaaaattatgaagcgtaattccaaatcaactaaatgttaaatgataaaataaaaaaataaaaaaaatgatctaagttaacctgtcaaactcgtAAACTGAGTCAAGAAAttaggataacctcatagaaaataaacaaaaaaacaatttgagtcAACCTGTCAAACTCGCGATCAAGATTTTAAGACTATAGTAACccaatagaaagtaaataaaaacaaattatgaaacccaATTTTCAATAAACCCATTGTTGaaagttgattttaaaaaaaaaaacacaatctaaAAACATGACACAATAAAACGACCTTAGTCTACATGAGTTAATTCATAAAACACGTAATCAAAGTCATAAATTGAGATAACATCATagagagcaaatcaaaataaatcatgaaatctaattcataatcaacttaatgttgaatgatgaaattaaaaaaaaataccaattaaaaaagacaaaaaaaaccaagtcaactaGGTTAAACTGTCAAACCCGTAACTCGAGTTATGAAACCAagataacctcaaaaaaaaaaataaaccaaaataaatcatgaaatataattcttaattaacctaatattaaaagatgaaattaaaaaaataaatcaattaaaaaagacaagaaaaaatcaagttcatCGAGTTAACCCACCAAACCCGTGACACGGATTATGAGACCGAGTTAACCATATATAAAGCAAagcataataaattataaaactcaatctccaataaactaaatgttgaaatatgaaatcaggaaaataaatatagatttagaaagaaagaaaaatactaatgaaattaataatattttgtgaggCGATGAGCAGTAAAAACATCATCTCTTTTATTATATACGATAACATTATAAGAGAAAGAGAATAGAAGAAGAACTGAAAAATGACAAAGCTTAAAACTACCTTATTACAAACTTACAAAATCCTCCTCTAAAtgcaattttaattgatattcaattatctatatatattagttatgTTACCGTGTTCTTTGTTAtaaattgaataatgtttttaataaaaatatatatatatatatatataggtttttgcaatatatttttttgatataaaacaaTTCTTTGAAATGTTTATATGCgcatctaattaattaaattgatatttaatcaagatataattaaaattaagattaaataatttttttatttaatcaagtaaTTATATGTGCTAGtataaaggtaaaaataaagtcatcaatgaaagtaaactgaataaaattataaatctcatctataaacaacttaatattgaatggaaaagttaaaaaaagaagaagttaaaaCCAATCTAATGatgaaagataaagaaaaaaaaatatcatttttaaaaacatttcaaagtaaattcaataaagaatgacaaataaaaagaaccaAGATAACccaagtcattttaaaaattaatgaaaagattctacagaaagaaaataaataaaaataataaagctcaACCCGGAAGAATCTCTTAAACCTGAGGTAATATCTAAAAattgaaactcgtgaaaacctAGACCCATAcctaattaaaaactcaaatttaatgttgatggatgaaaataaaaaaaaaatcaatttaaaaaaaattatcaaagtaaaaaaaatatcaataaaaagaatgaatatcaaatttgataggaagAGAAACCTAAGAAAGGATGAAattggtaaaataaaattaaaaattatttcaaacaaaacaaatagcaataaaaaaaataaaaaccagatttaaaagatgaaaaaaattgaaaagggatcaaattaaaatataattttaattttacaaattattccaaataaaacaaatattaataaaaaacatatgaaacaaatccaaaagaaataaaaaaatgaagggctaatttaaatttttataaaggtATGTGCGAAAATCAaagatgagaaagaaaagaaaagaaaggtctTCAAAGCCAAAATAAATGGCCTTTGGCTACATACGTCGCCTAATCATAGAGAAGATGCCTAGATGATTCAAACACTGTTGTAGAAGGCAACATTTAATCACCGGACAACAACGCACGCGCCGCCATACACTAACGTATGTGCAACGCATcaacaacttatttttaaaaacattttttgtatatattaaattactAGATTGCTCATAACTAActccataataataattaaaaaaaaaaaccgtaagtgcaaatataaaaatgtcCATGTGCATAAGTAATAGAAAATTCCCCTTTTAAGGGCATGTAAAATCAAAAGGATGTTATTGCCCCTTTTACAATGATAAATGGACCattatgaaattatttaattaccaacaataacatgtattttggttattttttaagagcCAAATGGGTTTTTCACCCCATAACTTGAAAAAACCATCcgtttcttttggtttttttttactttaatcccctatttttcaatctcattctcctcaaacaaattaatctaaattggcCTACAAGTTGGTCATACAAAGGCTAGatcaagagagagaaaaaagaataaaaaaagaaaacattttgtcAAGGGAATCAGTATATTTtgcattttatagaaaattatagtatgccaaaattattttttattatggataGAGATATTCGTGGATACTTAATCAGCTTGACAAATTAAAAGAAGCATTTCCTCATCAACTTAGTacattcattaaaataaattcagttATCCCCaaacttcaaataaataaataattgattatgaAATGGAAAGTAATTTAACTGTGTAATAATTGAATGTTTTCGTTTTTAATTTCTGAAACGACAAACTTGCGCAAAACGCACAGTACCAACAACCAATTTTCTCAACGCTCATCAGAAGACGGGTTGAGAGCCATAAGTATATATAATCGAAGGCAACATTCATTTCAGTTTCAGCTAAAGAAAGCCTGCGTAaccgccttttttttttttcaacctcccATCATCTTATTTATGAACCAGTTCTAAGCCCATTTAAGAAAGCAAAATCTATTTCTCTGGGTTTAGCAAAACTTTCATGACTGACCTTTCTGTCTTGAATTCTAAATATAATCTCTAATTCAATCTttgcacttgttcttgttctctctgtctctgtctctctctttaTGTATGTGTATATTTATATACACGAGCAGtggagttttttctttctttaaagtaGCATGCAACACTCTTTATTAGCTTAGTAATGTTCTACTTAATTTTGAGTTCCTTAGGAACGGTAGGACTCCACCACCACGCTCCCTTATTTATTAGGCTCACCTGTTCTCACAACCTTCACCGAAACCAACAAGATTCAGTCTTAAACAACCAGTTTGTTTTAATTAGTGCATGCACGTACGTCGAGGAGATCAGGGAACTAAAACAGCAAGAATTATTCATGGGAAAGTCTGTTAACGTTGGTGGAGGTTTTCTTGTGGTTTTGCTgtgttttttagattgtttacAGGTGGGCTTAGCACAAAGCAGTGCGAATGCGAAACGTATAGCTATTAGTTGGGATGATATGAAGATGGATAAGCGTGGTGCAAGAGTGAGTTCTAGATATGATTTTAATGGAAGCCGAGTAATTGTAGTTGACAAGAATGGTGGAGCAGATTCATTAACAGTTCAAGGTGCAATCGACCTGGTGCCTGAATATAACACTCAAAGAGTTAAAATTTACGTTCTTCCAGGGATTTACAGGTTTgcagaactttttttttttttttcctaagtgGAACCGGAAATATAGAGTTTTGAAACATGCTCCACTCTTTTTGCAGTTAGTGctatttttttgtgggggtgttaAGTGGACAGGACACACGATCGTGGCAAGGCAACGTGGGTTGTTTATTAGTTATTTAGGGGGTAGTTACTGCTTACACTTGCATGCATATGCATATCTTGACCTGATTTGGCTTTAAAATCTCCAGCAGTTGATAGATGATCAGATTTTGATCAAGTGAAATATGCAGGGAGAAGGTACTGGTGCCTCGAACCAAGCCGTATATCTCAATGATCGGAGACCAAAATCGTGTTTGTGACACTGTTATTTCTTGGAACAACAAGGCTTCAGATGCAGATAGCAACGGCACTGTTCTTGGAACATATAGATCAGCATCGGTCACCATAGAATCTGATTATTTCTGCGCAACCGGTATCACCTTTGAGGTAATTAATTAACGTCCATCCGTCTACCCTGCAGCGTTGGCATTTGATTTTGCagctttccttctctttttttatgcaCTTTGATTGTATAACggtaattaatttgatatgggGTTGATGACAGAATACAGTGGTAGCAGAGCCCGGAGGACAAGGAATGCAAGCAGTAGCAATGAGAGTTTCCAGTAAAAAAGcatttttctataaagttagaGTCTTGGGTGCTCAAGACACTCTCTTGGATGAGAGTGGAACGCATTACTTCTACAAGTGTCACATCCAAGGAAGTATTGACTTCATTTTCGGCAGAGCAAAATCACTGTTTCAGGTTATATGACCTAGAGAGCCATTTGTACAAGTTCCCTTCCTGTTCTTGAAGGTTGTGGTAAACGagatttattgttttgaaacaGGAATGTGTCCTTCAATCAACGGCTAAAAAATCTGGAGCAATTGCAGCTCACCACAGGGATTCACCTAATGAGGACACGGGTTTCTCTTTCGTAGGCTGCGTGATCAAAGGAACTGGCAAAATTCTGCTAGGCAGAGCTTGGGGAAACTATTCAAGGACGATATATTCATACTGTTATCTTAACGATATTATAGATCCTTCAGGATGGAGTGACTGGAACTATCCATACAGgcaaaagtatatatataaactcttatGTTTAAGTTTTTTGCAATCGTTCTGTTTAAAGATTCCAGGAATTCAACACACAACTTGAACGAATTTCACAAACATGCAGGACTGTGGTTTTTGGAGAATACGAGTGCAGTGGAAGAGGAACAAATGCAGGAGGTCGAGTGCCATGGTTAAAGCCGCTCAAGTACGAGGATGCAAGACCTTACTTGGACATAGGATTCATAGGTGGAGAACAATGGCTTATACTATAGTTACGCCTACCAATTCATTATTCTTTaccaattttattctttaaaaatatatttatgcaaATGGCTATAATCAGGCACGACTGTCTAGTTACAGCCAGTGCGATAGGTGTTCTTCGTTTCAAAACCCACCTTCATTTTCCAACTTGAAATCAAGCAAAATGATCATATTAAAAGTTGAGCAATGATTGGAACATTTGGCAAATTTTCAGGGGAAAACAGAACTAGAAACaactaattattttgatattaccAGAGCCGAAGGTTTGGTAGATGATGCAACTTACAAGCGAGAATCACAAAAGCATGAACCACCAAGGGAGCCGAATCAATTAGAGGGCTTCTGACCAAAGTAATCATAACTCCAATCCCAATTATACAACCACTTACAACGGAAATCTTACAAATCTAAGATAGTTCCTGTACATCTATGGACGTGGGCGTGGAGGTAAGAAGGGTTGAGAAGCAGCGATTCTCCTGTTATTATTTACAAGCATCCTGACCACCAAATGAGAACCATCCACAATTCCACGTTAGCTATAACCAGCAGCACCATGACAATTTAGAGATGATGCAGTCAAAGCTCTTGTAAAACATCTTATGCCATCACTTCCATGAGTTCTGTAGCTTTACTATTCTTCTCAGAAGTCTCCGAGACTTCCACATCTATCTTGTCAGCACAGTCATTAACATCACCAACTACTTCAACCTGACCATTGCCCTGAACTTCATCATCACCTGCAACTTCACCTTTACCATGACTGATATTGATGCCTTCACAACCATCCTTGTTGCCTATGGAACCTGGTGTTGGAGGCATCACACGGTCAACACATTCCGTGGCTTCAAGATGGCTATCAGAACCACTTAACAGAGCAAACTCAGGTTTTCTCTCTTCAATAGTATTAGGTTTAGCACTGGTAGGAACTTCAACACAAGACATAGCAACAAGATCAGATGCCAGGTCCTTGTTAATCATCAAGGAAATGGATGTTTTTGTTTCAGGGCTAGTTGTAGCCGATATGGCTGAGAGTATGTCAGGTTTTGCTTGAATATCAATCCACTGATTGCCCACCCAATCTCTGGAAATCCGTACATCCTTTTTGTGCATGTCCAAAAATAAGTTTTCACCTGATACCACAACAGTTTATCATACAGCAAACAGGAAGACGAGGGGAAAATTACAGAAAATATAATACAAAAGGAAGGGTTCAAATATTAAGTGCTTCacattaaattcttaaaaaccAAACCTGGAAAGTAAACTTGCAAAGCATCACCATTGTTATCGATTTTAGTTACTACACCTTCCCACCACCCATCACTCCACCATGCATCCACTGCAGACCCAACTTCAAGAGCAGGGTCTGTTTGTTCATTCTGAGGAGGGGCTGGTCGCATTGTTGGGCGGCCTAAGCGCCTCATGCCAAGTTTATCAGCCACAGCCAATTTGAAAGCTGGGACCCATTCCTACAATTGAGGGAGTAATTCAACCTCcttgtcaaaagaaaaatacaagataCATGTAACACATGTTGCAGGGACGTATCCATTGTTATAGATAATCTTTTGGACTGCACCTATTATTTGAGAATCATGAATGGAACTTTTTACAACGAAGCATGAATGCATCTGAAACTACCACTCagtaatgattaaaaaatcGCATCAAAGCTTATGAACAAGGTATGCCCTAACAATTTCTCCAACAATCTAAATTGACCTGGACGTTAACTTCTTTGAGAATTTCCAGACATCAATCCAACCAGGAAAAGAAATAGTTCATCTTTAATTACAATAAACTCCAATGCTACTACACCATTATCTAGTTTTCTATATAGAGTTCAAGTCAGGTGGTATAAATCTAAAGAGAGTGCTTAATGATGCCTAAGCATACCTCAAGATTGCCATACTCATCTTCATCCTGCACAtcatcatattgtatttttatctgTTTTCGAGACACCTGCAAGACTGTACACCTGAACCAGCAACCCCGTATACCACTATCTTGGCACAACAGCTCAATCTTTTGATCAACCTTAAATAGATGGCTATACCATTGGTGGGAGTCTACGCACTTGAGGGGAAGCAATGTTTTGCCTGACAAACCATATCTTAAGTTCAGGTATGAAGAGTCAAAAGCCATAATCTGACTACCAGAAACTCCAACTCCCAAATGATCTGTCACAAATGCTTCAGACACACTGCCGCTTCTGGTCCTCTTGGCTCCTAGCTTTATGTTCTCGCTTGGATTCAATACTTCATCTTCTTCAGTTAGTCCACAGGCTATGCGCTCAGCCCCTAGAAAGGCTTTGGAATTCAAACAAGAGAGAATAGGTTGATCAAAATAGCCACGCAATTTACTCAAATCAAAGGGCTTAACTTTTTTGCTTCTAAATTGCCTAAAGCACAAATGTATTCTCGTTGATAAAGCATCAGGAAAAGCAGCAAAACATTCCTCATAATGTTCACGAGTTAAGACTATGGCAGGACCATCAACACACTCTGCACTTATGACTTGTGAGTAAGGTGTGATAAAAACTTCTTGTGGGTGAGCATTTCTTAGAGGAACTACACCCTTGACTTCCTCACTGTGGTGAAACCACCTCACTTTTACTTTTTTCTGTCCCCTCTTGTCTTCATACATATCTTCCAAGTAAGCAAGATAATGATTCTGTCCTTTAGCCATGACAAAGACAAAAGATTGGATCTGCAAATGGAAAAATGAGGTAAAACTCAGGATTGAACAGCCAATGAAATTCAAATAGTAACTGGAAAATATTTGCATGCCTTCTAAAGAAAAGATAGCAGGCCAGACACACATCTCAGCAGAGaaggtaaaaagaaaataaaaacaatctgtGAAGTGGATAAGGCACATCATACTATTAACATACAAGGGTAATGGAATTTGCATTTGCGATCATATGGTTCATAACGCATCTCACCTtccaaatcaatcaaatttagaaaaacacttCTACAAGTGAATCATACACATCTTAGAATCACATCTCATAATTACAATCTAAAACCAGTCCTCTTCCTTCTTTCAAgttatttctgaaaaaaataaagacctagagacttcattgtttttcaatagTCGTCTGCTTCAGATTTCCCTCCAGAGGCCATTTTCTCGATCAGCTTGGAAGGTCATGTTCTAAAGTGGTTCCAGTGTCAGACAAAATATTCCAGCAACAGTTTCAATCAATTGATCATTTACACTTGGAATTATGCCTCTACATTGAactagtgaaattgaaaagccaAGTTTCTAGTACAGATAAGGAAGTTTCATCAGGGAGACAAATGAGCCTAGCCCATGCATGTAAAACAACTCAACTCCTCCTTTACCGTTTTAATTGACAATGAATGCTTACTGCTATTGTAGTGGCATTCCTGCAGAATGCAGGATAATGCTTCAGTTGTTTCCCACATGTCCATGCAATGCCTGACCACACGATGTCTGAATCATGTCCACTGGGATTTTTCGTAAGACAGCCCTGCAATTCACATATAGAGATACACCAAAGCATTAATATTAGAATGACACAGATGTGTGCCAAGAAAAAGTATATTCAGCATCTTATACCTGCATATGTTGACCACCAAGCCCATTTACTGATTCTACACCTTGTAGTGTTTCTGTTATTAAAGGTGCACATATTAAATCTTGCTGAGAAAGTGTAACATAATTGTACCAGATAAAATAAAGAGCTAGTTTCCATGATGCTGTGCAAAATTGTTCCACAAAATACTGCCAGAATCTTGCAATAAATCAAATCCATA
This genomic interval from Populus alba chromosome 1, ASM523922v2, whole genome shotgun sequence contains the following:
- the LOC118056781 gene encoding pectinesterase QRT1 gives rise to the protein MGKSVNVGGGFLVVLLCFLDCLQVGLAQSSANAKRIAISWDDMKMDKRGARVSSRYDFNGSRVIVVDKNGGADSLTVQGAIDLVPEYNTQRVKIYVLPGIYREKVLVPRTKPYISMIGDQNRVCDTVISWNNKASDADSNGTVLGTYRSASVTIESDYFCATGITFENTVVAEPGGQGMQAVAMRVSSKKAFFYKVRVLGAQDTLLDESGTHYFYKCHIQGSIDFIFGRAKSLFQECVLQSTAKKSGAIAAHHRDSPNEDTGFSFVGCVIKGTGKILLGRAWGNYSRTIYSYCYLNDIIDPSGWSDWNYPYRQKTVVFGEYECSGRGTNAGGRVPWLKPLKYEDARPYLDIGFIGGEQWLIL
- the LOC118056894 gene encoding uncharacterized protein, coding for MTGSGHCFVEWKEQFISQERGNRVVHYFLKDSAGESIIAVVGTERSVRHMFYVVAEEFVQVYGAENSIHAGFKWRSRREVVDWLTSMLSKQHVQGDGSKTLQGVESVNGLGGQHMQGCLTKNPSGHDSDIVWSGIAWTCGKQLKHYPAFCRNATTIAIQSFVFVMAKGQNHYLAYLEDMYEDKRGQKKVKVRWFHHSEEVKGVVPLRNAHPQEVFITPYSQVISAECVDGPAIVLTREHYEECFAAFPDALSTRIHLCFRQFRSKKVKPFDLSKLRGYFDQPILSCLNSKAFLGAERIACGLTEEDEVLNPSENIKLGAKRTRSGSVSEAFVTDHLGVGVSGSQIMAFDSSYLNLRYGLSGKTLLPLKCVDSHQWYSHLFKVDQKIELLCQDSGIRGCWFRCTVLQVSRKQIKIQYDDVQDEDEYGNLEEWVPAFKLAVADKLGMRRLGRPTMRPAPPQNEQTDPALEVGSAVDAWWSDGWWEGVVTKIDNNGDALQVYFPGENLFLDMHKKDVRISRDWVGNQWIDIQAKPDILSAISATTSPETKTSISLMINKDLASDLVAMSCVEVPTSAKPNTIEERKPEFALLSGSDSHLEATECVDRVMPPTPGSIGNKDGCEGINISHGKGEVAGDDEVQGNGQVEVVGDVNDCADKIDVEVSETSEKNSKATELMEVMA